A region of Vigna radiata var. radiata cultivar VC1973A chromosome 10, Vradiata_ver6, whole genome shotgun sequence DNA encodes the following proteins:
- the LOC106776189 gene encoding ammonium transporter 1 member 3-like: MGVSWEESVTYSINAIYLLFSAYLVFVMQIGFAMICAGSVRAKNAMNIMLTNVVDAVVGSISFYLFGFAFAYGTSNPFIGTHLFALSHIPNATYDYAFFLYQWAFAIAVTGITSGSIAERTQFSAYLVFSFFLSGFVYPVVAHWLWSSSGWLSPTSTHLLLGSGAIDFAGSGVVHLVGAVAGLWGSIIEGPRTGRFDSSGRPMPLRGHSATLVVLGTFLLWFGWFGFNPGSFDKILVAYPGTSDQGNWTSVGRTAVTTILAGSTAGITTLFGRRLLVGHWDAMDVCNGLLGGFVAITSGCSVVEPWAAIICGFVSAWVLIGLNIVALKLNYDDPLEAAQLHGGCGTWGLLFTGLFAKEEFVIQVYNSGEIGVSRPYGVLLGGGWGLFGAQVIEILTIFGWVSVTMGPIFYALHKLEILRIPVNEEVAGIDISCHGGYAYAQENYHLRLYGDYMPIQHALS, translated from the coding sequence ATGGGGGTTTCATGGGAAGAAAGTGTGACTTATTCCATCAACGCAATCTACCTTCTGTTCTCAGCCTACCTTGTCTTTGTAATGCAAATTGGGTTTGCCATGATATGTGCAGGTTCAGTGCGTGCAAAAAATGCAATGAACATAATGCTCACAAACGTGGTTGATGCAGTGGTTGGTAGCATCTCCTTCTACCTCTTCGGTTTTGCATTTGCATATGGCACTTCTAACCCTTTCATTGGCACTCATCTCTTTGCTCTATCCCACATTCCAAACGCAACTTACGACTATGCTTTCTTCCTTTACCAATGGGCTTTTGCTATAGCTGTAACAGGCATCACAAGTGGATCCATAGCTGAGAGAACTCAATTCAGTGCATATcttgttttctcatttttcctCAGTGGCTTTGTCTACCCAGTTGTTGCTCATTGGCTCTGGTCATCCAGTGGTTGGCTCAGTCCAACTTCAACTCACTTGTTGCTCGGTTCAGGAGCCATTGACTTTGCTGGGAGTGGAGTCGTGCATTTGGTTGGTGCAGTTGCTGGTCTTTGGGGCTCCATCATAGAAGGCCCACGGACCGGAAGATTTGATTCTTCAGGCAGGCCCATGCCTCTTAGAGGCCATAGTGCAACACTTGTTGTACTTGGGACCTTTTTGTTATGGTTTGGTTGGTTTGGATTTAATCCAGGATCCTTTGACAAGATCCTTGTGGCTTATCCCGGCACGTCGGACCAAGGTAATTGGACCTCGGTGGGTCGGACTGCCGTAACAACCATATTAGCTGGTTCGACGGCTGGGATAACTACCTTATTCGGCCGACGATTGTTAGTCGGCCACTGGGATGCAATGGATGTGTGCAACGGCTTGCTTGGTGGGTTTGTTGCCATCACGTCCGGATGCTCTGTTGTGGAGCCATGGGCCGCCATTATTTGCGGGTTTGTATCCGCTTGGGTTTTAATTGGGCTGAACATTGTGGCCCTAAAGTTGAACTATGATGATCCATTAGAGGCAGCCCAATTGCATGGAGGGTGTGGCACTTGGGGTTTGTTGTTTACTGGGTTGTTTGCGAAAGAGGAGTTTGTGATTCAAGTGTATAATTCTGGTGAGATTGGGGTTTCAAGACCCTATGGTGTACTACTTGGAGGTGGTTGGGGATTGTTTGGAGCCCAAGTGATTGAGATTTTGACAATCTTTGGATGGGTGAGTGTAACAATGGGCCCTATATTCTATGCCTTGCACAAGCTTGAGATATTGAGAATTCCTGTTAATGAGGAAGTTGCTGGCATTGACATTTCTTGTCATGGAGGGTATGCTTATGCTCAAGAAAACTATCATCTCAGACTTTATGGAGATTACATGCCTATTCAACATGCCCTATCTTAG
- the LOC106776190 gene encoding uncharacterized protein LOC106776190 — MGKCSFKDSLKALEADIQYANTLALDHPRERDGGCFQMRISYSPAAPIFLFLVQWADYRLAGALGLLRVLIYVTYGNGNNTMSIYERKASIRQFYTVIFPALLQLEKGITDLEERKQKEVALRYKGKSGFTEEKLSDIDIEREEECGVCLEVKAKVVLPDCCHHMCLQCYRDWCQRSQSCPFCRNSLKRIDSGDLWIYTDMNDVVDIGTISKENCKRLFLYIEKLPLIVPDPRYVFYDPFLR; from the exons ATGGGAAAGTGTTCCTTCAAGGACTCTCTGAAGGCTCTGGAAGCTGATATTCAGTATGCTAATACTCT GGCATTGGACCATCCAAGGGAAAGAGATGGAGGATGCTTTCAGATGAGAATATCTTACAGTCCAGCAGCtcctatttttctatttcttgttCAGTGGGCTGATTACCGCTTGGCTGGTGCTCTGGGTTTGCTCAGAGTTCTAATTTATGTG ACTTATGGAAATGGGAATAATACCATGTCAATATATGAAAGGAAAGCAAGCATCAGACAATTTTACA CTGTTATATTTCCTGCTCTGTTGCAACTTGAGAAAGGCATCACGGATTTGGAGGAAAGGAAACAGAAAGAAGTGGCTCTTAGGTACAAAGGAAAGAGTGGCTTCACGGAGGAAAAACTATCTGATATTGACattgaaagagaagaggaaTGTGGAGTCTGCTTGGAGGTGAAAGCTAAAGTTGTGTTGCCAGATTGCTGCCACCATATGTGTTTGCAGTGCTACAGAGATTG GTGTCAGAGATCTCAGTCTTGCCCCTTTTGCCGGAATAGCCTGAAGAGAATCGACTCCGGGGACCTTTGGATTTACACAGacatgaatgatgttgttgatattggGACTATTTCCAAAGAGAATTGCAAGAGGCTCTTTCTTTACATAGAGAAGTTGCCTTTAATTGTTCCAGATCCCAGATACGTGTTCTATGATCCATTTCTGAGATGA